One Phaseolus vulgaris cultivar G19833 chromosome 2, P. vulgaris v2.0, whole genome shotgun sequence DNA window includes the following coding sequences:
- the LOC137811597 gene encoding uncharacterized protein isoform X3 yields the protein MNDSQRVGIGLMRGFPRRRSLEDRSSTRRRQAPFSCAGNLEAVDADDFADVFGGPPRTLLAHKISSCGSFYEEIFRAPEFTCPVAKGGRSLPVFRIPARNEAFYSDIFGSEDGRKSRERSRSLSKENSSSALSSEELSPRRPAIGDDVALCGFASKLRPINVSWRWNTSTVVPEAEEHSSKHGVPLFACNGRQLFEFQHQDNNKEFKENFRSSPLGSSRRVSSPETVSFESNSYQSVKVFTDDWELNSPFSAASSSLYQEPEARFSVREHVFSEQIVEGNDDEDEDEDDEVMSSYVIELNSNLRREECEASAVDEAIAWAKEKFQSRNSDEESSARNDSNEQTIGRQGDSLGKGEVSYKVNTYCSPEADNSRHLCVYPYDAGRSDASECHRDDGIGIVHTMEKQQTEIEKLDRDIRLWSSGKRTDIRLLLSSLHHILRPESGWYAIPLMSLLESSHVKKAYQKARLCLHPDKLQQRGATSLQKYVAEKAFSILQNAWAAFISEDVSF from the exons ATGAACGATTCACAGAGAGTCGGAATCGGCTTAATGCGGGGTTTTCCACGCCGTCGATCGCTGGAGGACCGATCATCTACCCGCCGCCGACAGGCCCCCTTCTCCTGCGCCGGAAATTTGGAAGCCGTGGACGCTGACGACTTTGCTGACGTGTTTGGGGGCCCACCGCGGACCCTGCTGGCTCACAAAATCTCCAGCTGCGGGTCGTTTTACGAAGAAATATTCAGGGCGCCGGAGTTTACGTGTCCGGTGGCGAAGGGTGGCCGGAGCTTGCCAGTGTTCAGGATTCCGGCGAGGAACGAGGCATTTTACAGCGACATATTCGGCTCGGAGGATGGGCGGAAATCGAGAGAGCGGTCGAGGTCGCTGTCGAAAGAGAATTCCTCGTCGGCACTGAGTTCGGAGGAGCTGAGCCCTCGACGGCCGGCGATTGGAGATGACGTGGCACTCTGTGGTTTTGCTTCAAAGCTCAG GCCAATCAATGTTTCATGGAGATGGAACACATCCACCGTGGTGCCGGAGGCTGAGGAACACTCAAGTAAACATGGGGTGCCACTTTTTGCATGCAATGGTCGtcagttatttgaatttcaACATCAGGATAATAATAAGGAATTCAAGGAGAACTTCAGAAGCTCCCCTTTAGGATCCTCAAGAAGAGTCTCGTCCCCAGAAACCGTTAGTTTTGAATCCAATTCATACCAAAGCGTCAAAGTGTTCACTGATGACTGGGAGCTCAATTCCCCATTTTCTGCTGCCTCTTCTTCGCTTTATCAAGAACCCGAGGCAAGATTTTCAGTCCGTGAGCATGTGTTCTCAGAACAAATTGTAGAAGGCAATGATGACgaggatgaggatgaggatgatgaaGTTATGAGTTCCTATGTCATTGAACTCAACTCCAACCTGAGAAGGGAAGAGTGTGAAGCATCTGCCGTTGATGAAGCAATTGCATGGGCCAAAGAGAAGTTTCAATCACGAAACTCTGATGAAGAATCAAGCGCGAGAAATGATAGCAATGAGCAAACTATTGGAAGACAAGGTGATTCTCTTGGAAAAGGGGAAGTTTCCTACAAAGTTAACACATATTGTAGTCCTGAAGCAGACAATAGTAGACACTTATGTGTGTATCCTTATGATGCAGGAAGATCTGATGCAAGTGAATGCCACCGTGATGATGGGATTGGAATAGTTCACACTATGGAG AAGCAACAGACAGAGATAGAAAAGTTAGACAGAGATATAAGATTGTGGTCATCTGGCAAGCGAACAGATATTAGGCTATTACTTTCATCACTACATCAT ATTCTAAGGCCCGAGAGTGGTTGGTATGCTATTCCTCTTATGAGTCTATTAGAAAGCTCACATGTGAAAAAGGCTTATCAGAAAGCAAGGTTATGCCTGCATCCAGACAAACTGCAGCAAAGAGGAGCAACATCCCTACAAAAGTATGTAGCAGAGAAGGCTTTCTCAATTCTTCAG AATGCTTGGGCTGCATTTATTTCTGAAGATGTTTCGTTTTAG
- the LOC137811597 gene encoding uncharacterized protein isoform X1 encodes MNDSQRVGIGLMRGFPRRRSLEDRSSTRRRQAPFSCAGNLEAVDADDFADVFGGPPRTLLAHKISSCGSFYEEIFRAPEFTCPVAKGGRSLPVFRIPARNEAFYSDIFGSEDGRKSRERSRSLSKENSSSALSSEELSPRRPAIGDDVALCGFASKLSNGILSTPSDCYRPINVSWRWNTSTVVPEAEEHSSKHGVPLFACNGRQLFEFQHQDNNKEFKENFRSSPLGSSRRVSSPETVSFESNSYQSVKVFTDDWELNSPFSAASSSLYQEPEARFSVREHVFSEQIVEGNDDEDEDEDDEVMSSYVIELNSNLRREECEASAVDEAIAWAKEKFQSRNSDEESSARNDSNEQTIGRQGDSLGKGEVSYKVNTYCSPEADNSRHLCVYPYDAGRSDASECHRDDGIGIVHTMEKQQTEIEKLDRDIRLWSSGKRTDIRLLLSSLHHILRPESGWYAIPLMSLLESSHVKKAYQKARLCLHPDKLQQRGATSLQKYVAEKAFSILQNAWAAFISEDVSF; translated from the exons ATGAACGATTCACAGAGAGTCGGAATCGGCTTAATGCGGGGTTTTCCACGCCGTCGATCGCTGGAGGACCGATCATCTACCCGCCGCCGACAGGCCCCCTTCTCCTGCGCCGGAAATTTGGAAGCCGTGGACGCTGACGACTTTGCTGACGTGTTTGGGGGCCCACCGCGGACCCTGCTGGCTCACAAAATCTCCAGCTGCGGGTCGTTTTACGAAGAAATATTCAGGGCGCCGGAGTTTACGTGTCCGGTGGCGAAGGGTGGCCGGAGCTTGCCAGTGTTCAGGATTCCGGCGAGGAACGAGGCATTTTACAGCGACATATTCGGCTCGGAGGATGGGCGGAAATCGAGAGAGCGGTCGAGGTCGCTGTCGAAAGAGAATTCCTCGTCGGCACTGAGTTCGGAGGAGCTGAGCCCTCGACGGCCGGCGATTGGAGATGACGTGGCACTCTGTGGTTTTGCTTCAAAGCTCAG TAACGGAATTCTGAGTACTCCTAGTGATTGCTACAGGCCAATCAATGTTTCATGGAGATGGAACACATCCACCGTGGTGCCGGAGGCTGAGGAACACTCAAGTAAACATGGGGTGCCACTTTTTGCATGCAATGGTCGtcagttatttgaatttcaACATCAGGATAATAATAAGGAATTCAAGGAGAACTTCAGAAGCTCCCCTTTAGGATCCTCAAGAAGAGTCTCGTCCCCAGAAACCGTTAGTTTTGAATCCAATTCATACCAAAGCGTCAAAGTGTTCACTGATGACTGGGAGCTCAATTCCCCATTTTCTGCTGCCTCTTCTTCGCTTTATCAAGAACCCGAGGCAAGATTTTCAGTCCGTGAGCATGTGTTCTCAGAACAAATTGTAGAAGGCAATGATGACgaggatgaggatgaggatgatgaaGTTATGAGTTCCTATGTCATTGAACTCAACTCCAACCTGAGAAGGGAAGAGTGTGAAGCATCTGCCGTTGATGAAGCAATTGCATGGGCCAAAGAGAAGTTTCAATCACGAAACTCTGATGAAGAATCAAGCGCGAGAAATGATAGCAATGAGCAAACTATTGGAAGACAAGGTGATTCTCTTGGAAAAGGGGAAGTTTCCTACAAAGTTAACACATATTGTAGTCCTGAAGCAGACAATAGTAGACACTTATGTGTGTATCCTTATGATGCAGGAAGATCTGATGCAAGTGAATGCCACCGTGATGATGGGATTGGAATAGTTCACACTATGGAG AAGCAACAGACAGAGATAGAAAAGTTAGACAGAGATATAAGATTGTGGTCATCTGGCAAGCGAACAGATATTAGGCTATTACTTTCATCACTACATCAT ATTCTAAGGCCCGAGAGTGGTTGGTATGCTATTCCTCTTATGAGTCTATTAGAAAGCTCACATGTGAAAAAGGCTTATCAGAAAGCAAGGTTATGCCTGCATCCAGACAAACTGCAGCAAAGAGGAGCAACATCCCTACAAAAGTATGTAGCAGAGAAGGCTTTCTCAATTCTTCAG AATGCTTGGGCTGCATTTATTTCTGAAGATGTTTCGTTTTAG
- the LOC137811597 gene encoding uncharacterized protein isoform X6, producing the protein MSVSSIAQTIVIIKNKARVTHCVFRQRSTSPQMNDSQRVGIGLMRGFPRRRSLEDRSSTRRRQAPFSCAGNLEAVDADDFADVFGGPPRTLLAHKISSCGSFYEEIFRAPEFTCPVAKGGRSLPVFRIPARNEAFYSDIFGSEDGRKSRERSRSLSKENSSSALSSEELSPRRPAIGDDVALCGFASKLRPINVSWRWNTSTVVPEAEEHSSKHGVPLFACNGRQLFEFQHQDNNKEFKENFRSSPLGSSRRVSSPETVSFESNSYQSVKVFTDDWELNSPFSAASSSLYQEPEARFSVREHVFSEQIVEGNDDEDEDEDDEVMSSYVIELNSNLRREECEASAVDEAIAWAKEKFQSRNSDEESSARNDSNEQTIGRQGRSDASECHRDDGIGIVHTMEKQQTEIEKLDRDIRLWSSGKRTDIRLLLSSLHHILRPESGWYAIPLMSLLESSHVKKAYQKARLCLHPDKLQQRGATSLQKYVAEKAFSILQNAWAAFISEDVSF; encoded by the exons ATGAGTGTAAGCTCCATAGCTCAGACAatagtaataattaaaaataaagcaCGCGTTACGCATTGTGTTTTCCGGCAACGCTCAACGTCGCCGCAAATGAACGATTCACAGAGAGTCGGAATCGGCTTAATGCGGGGTTTTCCACGCCGTCGATCGCTGGAGGACCGATCATCTACCCGCCGCCGACAGGCCCCCTTCTCCTGCGCCGGAAATTTGGAAGCCGTGGACGCTGACGACTTTGCTGACGTGTTTGGGGGCCCACCGCGGACCCTGCTGGCTCACAAAATCTCCAGCTGCGGGTCGTTTTACGAAGAAATATTCAGGGCGCCGGAGTTTACGTGTCCGGTGGCGAAGGGTGGCCGGAGCTTGCCAGTGTTCAGGATTCCGGCGAGGAACGAGGCATTTTACAGCGACATATTCGGCTCGGAGGATGGGCGGAAATCGAGAGAGCGGTCGAGGTCGCTGTCGAAAGAGAATTCCTCGTCGGCACTGAGTTCGGAGGAGCTGAGCCCTCGACGGCCGGCGATTGGAGATGACGTGGCACTCTGTGGTTTTGCTTCAAAGCTCAG GCCAATCAATGTTTCATGGAGATGGAACACATCCACCGTGGTGCCGGAGGCTGAGGAACACTCAAGTAAACATGGGGTGCCACTTTTTGCATGCAATGGTCGtcagttatttgaatttcaACATCAGGATAATAATAAGGAATTCAAGGAGAACTTCAGAAGCTCCCCTTTAGGATCCTCAAGAAGAGTCTCGTCCCCAGAAACCGTTAGTTTTGAATCCAATTCATACCAAAGCGTCAAAGTGTTCACTGATGACTGGGAGCTCAATTCCCCATTTTCTGCTGCCTCTTCTTCGCTTTATCAAGAACCCGAGGCAAGATTTTCAGTCCGTGAGCATGTGTTCTCAGAACAAATTGTAGAAGGCAATGATGACgaggatgaggatgaggatgatgaaGTTATGAGTTCCTATGTCATTGAACTCAACTCCAACCTGAGAAGGGAAGAGTGTGAAGCATCTGCCGTTGATGAAGCAATTGCATGGGCCAAAGAGAAGTTTCAATCACGAAACTCTGATGAAGAATCAAGCGCGAGAAATGATAGCAATGAGCAAACTATTGGAAGACAAG GAAGATCTGATGCAAGTGAATGCCACCGTGATGATGGGATTGGAATAGTTCACACTATGGAG AAGCAACAGACAGAGATAGAAAAGTTAGACAGAGATATAAGATTGTGGTCATCTGGCAAGCGAACAGATATTAGGCTATTACTTTCATCACTACATCAT ATTCTAAGGCCCGAGAGTGGTTGGTATGCTATTCCTCTTATGAGTCTATTAGAAAGCTCACATGTGAAAAAGGCTTATCAGAAAGCAAGGTTATGCCTGCATCCAGACAAACTGCAGCAAAGAGGAGCAACATCCCTACAAAAGTATGTAGCAGAGAAGGCTTTCTCAATTCTTCAG AATGCTTGGGCTGCATTTATTTCTGAAGATGTTTCGTTTTAG
- the LOC137811597 gene encoding uncharacterized protein isoform X5 has protein sequence MNDSQRVGIGLMRGFPRRRSLEDRSSTRRRQAPFSCAGNLEAVDADDFADVFGGPPRTLLAHKISSCGSFYEEIFRAPEFTCPVAKGGRSLPVFRIPARNEAFYSDIFGSEDGRKSRERSRSLSKENSSSALSSEELSPRRPAIGDDVALCGFASKLSNGILSTPSDCYRPINVSWRWNTSTVVPEAEEHSSKHGVPLFACNGRQLFEFQHQDNNKEFKENFRSSPLGSSRRVSSPETVSFESNSYQSVKVFTDDWELNSPFSAASSSLYQEPEARFSVREHVFSEQIVEGNDDEDEDEDDEVMSSYVIELNSNLRREECEASAVDEAIAWAKEKFQSRNSDEESSARNDSNEQTIGRQGRSDASECHREKQQTEIEKLDRDIRLWSSGKRTDIRLLLSSLHHILRPESGWYAIPLMSLLESSHVKKAYQKARLCLHPDKLQQRGATSLQKYVAEKAFSILQNAWAAFISEDVSF, from the exons ATGAACGATTCACAGAGAGTCGGAATCGGCTTAATGCGGGGTTTTCCACGCCGTCGATCGCTGGAGGACCGATCATCTACCCGCCGCCGACAGGCCCCCTTCTCCTGCGCCGGAAATTTGGAAGCCGTGGACGCTGACGACTTTGCTGACGTGTTTGGGGGCCCACCGCGGACCCTGCTGGCTCACAAAATCTCCAGCTGCGGGTCGTTTTACGAAGAAATATTCAGGGCGCCGGAGTTTACGTGTCCGGTGGCGAAGGGTGGCCGGAGCTTGCCAGTGTTCAGGATTCCGGCGAGGAACGAGGCATTTTACAGCGACATATTCGGCTCGGAGGATGGGCGGAAATCGAGAGAGCGGTCGAGGTCGCTGTCGAAAGAGAATTCCTCGTCGGCACTGAGTTCGGAGGAGCTGAGCCCTCGACGGCCGGCGATTGGAGATGACGTGGCACTCTGTGGTTTTGCTTCAAAGCTCAG TAACGGAATTCTGAGTACTCCTAGTGATTGCTACAGGCCAATCAATGTTTCATGGAGATGGAACACATCCACCGTGGTGCCGGAGGCTGAGGAACACTCAAGTAAACATGGGGTGCCACTTTTTGCATGCAATGGTCGtcagttatttgaatttcaACATCAGGATAATAATAAGGAATTCAAGGAGAACTTCAGAAGCTCCCCTTTAGGATCCTCAAGAAGAGTCTCGTCCCCAGAAACCGTTAGTTTTGAATCCAATTCATACCAAAGCGTCAAAGTGTTCACTGATGACTGGGAGCTCAATTCCCCATTTTCTGCTGCCTCTTCTTCGCTTTATCAAGAACCCGAGGCAAGATTTTCAGTCCGTGAGCATGTGTTCTCAGAACAAATTGTAGAAGGCAATGATGACgaggatgaggatgaggatgatgaaGTTATGAGTTCCTATGTCATTGAACTCAACTCCAACCTGAGAAGGGAAGAGTGTGAAGCATCTGCCGTTGATGAAGCAATTGCATGGGCCAAAGAGAAGTTTCAATCACGAAACTCTGATGAAGAATCAAGCGCGAGAAATGATAGCAATGAGCAAACTATTGGAAGACAAG GAAGATCTGATGCAAGTGAATGCCACCGTG AGAAGCAACAGACAGAGATAGAAAAGTTAGACAGAGATATAAGATTGTGGTCATCTGGCAAGCGAACAGATATTAGGCTATTACTTTCATCACTACATCAT ATTCTAAGGCCCGAGAGTGGTTGGTATGCTATTCCTCTTATGAGTCTATTAGAAAGCTCACATGTGAAAAAGGCTTATCAGAAAGCAAGGTTATGCCTGCATCCAGACAAACTGCAGCAAAGAGGAGCAACATCCCTACAAAAGTATGTAGCAGAGAAGGCTTTCTCAATTCTTCAG AATGCTTGGGCTGCATTTATTTCTGAAGATGTTTCGTTTTAG
- the LOC137811597 gene encoding uncharacterized protein isoform X4, whose translation MSVSSIAQTIVIIKNKARVTHCVFRQRSTSPQMNDSQRVGIGLMRGFPRRRSLEDRSSTRRRQAPFSCAGNLEAVDADDFADVFGGPPRTLLAHKISSCGSFYEEIFRAPEFTCPVAKGGRSLPVFRIPARNEAFYSDIFGSEDGRKSRERSRSLSKENSSSALSSEELSPRRPAIGDDVALCGFASKLSNGILSTPSDCYRPINVSWRWNTSTVVPEAEEHSSKHGVPLFACNGRQLFEFQHQDNNKEFKENFRSSPLGSSRRVSSPETVSFESNSYQSVKVFTDDWELNSPFSAASSSLYQEPEARFSVREHVFSEQIVEGNDDEDEDEDDEVMSSYVIELNSNLRREECEASAVDEAIAWAKEKFQSRNSDEESSARNDSNEQTIGRQGRSDASECHRDDGIGIVHTMEKQQTEIEKLDRDIRLWSSGKRTDIRLLLSSLHHILRPESGWYAIPLMSLLESSHVKKAYQKARLCLHPDKLQQRGATSLQKYVAEKAFSILQNAWAAFISEDVSF comes from the exons ATGAGTGTAAGCTCCATAGCTCAGACAatagtaataattaaaaataaagcaCGCGTTACGCATTGTGTTTTCCGGCAACGCTCAACGTCGCCGCAAATGAACGATTCACAGAGAGTCGGAATCGGCTTAATGCGGGGTTTTCCACGCCGTCGATCGCTGGAGGACCGATCATCTACCCGCCGCCGACAGGCCCCCTTCTCCTGCGCCGGAAATTTGGAAGCCGTGGACGCTGACGACTTTGCTGACGTGTTTGGGGGCCCACCGCGGACCCTGCTGGCTCACAAAATCTCCAGCTGCGGGTCGTTTTACGAAGAAATATTCAGGGCGCCGGAGTTTACGTGTCCGGTGGCGAAGGGTGGCCGGAGCTTGCCAGTGTTCAGGATTCCGGCGAGGAACGAGGCATTTTACAGCGACATATTCGGCTCGGAGGATGGGCGGAAATCGAGAGAGCGGTCGAGGTCGCTGTCGAAAGAGAATTCCTCGTCGGCACTGAGTTCGGAGGAGCTGAGCCCTCGACGGCCGGCGATTGGAGATGACGTGGCACTCTGTGGTTTTGCTTCAAAGCTCAG TAACGGAATTCTGAGTACTCCTAGTGATTGCTACAGGCCAATCAATGTTTCATGGAGATGGAACACATCCACCGTGGTGCCGGAGGCTGAGGAACACTCAAGTAAACATGGGGTGCCACTTTTTGCATGCAATGGTCGtcagttatttgaatttcaACATCAGGATAATAATAAGGAATTCAAGGAGAACTTCAGAAGCTCCCCTTTAGGATCCTCAAGAAGAGTCTCGTCCCCAGAAACCGTTAGTTTTGAATCCAATTCATACCAAAGCGTCAAAGTGTTCACTGATGACTGGGAGCTCAATTCCCCATTTTCTGCTGCCTCTTCTTCGCTTTATCAAGAACCCGAGGCAAGATTTTCAGTCCGTGAGCATGTGTTCTCAGAACAAATTGTAGAAGGCAATGATGACgaggatgaggatgaggatgatgaaGTTATGAGTTCCTATGTCATTGAACTCAACTCCAACCTGAGAAGGGAAGAGTGTGAAGCATCTGCCGTTGATGAAGCAATTGCATGGGCCAAAGAGAAGTTTCAATCACGAAACTCTGATGAAGAATCAAGCGCGAGAAATGATAGCAATGAGCAAACTATTGGAAGACAAG GAAGATCTGATGCAAGTGAATGCCACCGTGATGATGGGATTGGAATAGTTCACACTATGGAG AAGCAACAGACAGAGATAGAAAAGTTAGACAGAGATATAAGATTGTGGTCATCTGGCAAGCGAACAGATATTAGGCTATTACTTTCATCACTACATCAT ATTCTAAGGCCCGAGAGTGGTTGGTATGCTATTCCTCTTATGAGTCTATTAGAAAGCTCACATGTGAAAAAGGCTTATCAGAAAGCAAGGTTATGCCTGCATCCAGACAAACTGCAGCAAAGAGGAGCAACATCCCTACAAAAGTATGTAGCAGAGAAGGCTTTCTCAATTCTTCAG AATGCTTGGGCTGCATTTATTTCTGAAGATGTTTCGTTTTAG
- the LOC137811597 gene encoding uncharacterized protein isoform X2 produces MNDSQRVGIGLMRGFPRRRSLEDRSSTRRRQAPFSCAGNLEAVDADDFADVFGGPPRTLLAHKISSCGSFYEEIFRAPEFTCPVAKGGRSLPVFRIPARNEAFYSDIFGSEDGRKSRERSRSLSKENSSSALSSEELSPRRPAIGDDVALCGFASKLSNGILSTPSDCYRPINVSWRWNTSTVVPEAEEHSSKHGVPLFACNGRQLFEFQHQDNNKEFKENFRSSPLGSSRRVSSPETVSFESNSYQSVKVFTDDWELNSPFSAASSSLYQEPEARFSVREHVFSEQIVEGNDDEDEDEDDEVMSSYVIELNSNLRREECEASAVDEAIAWAKEKFQSRNSDEESSARNDSNEQTIGRQGDSLGKGEVSYKVNTYCSPEADNSRHLCVYPYDAGRSDASECHREKQQTEIEKLDRDIRLWSSGKRTDIRLLLSSLHHILRPESGWYAIPLMSLLESSHVKKAYQKARLCLHPDKLQQRGATSLQKYVAEKAFSILQNAWAAFISEDVSF; encoded by the exons ATGAACGATTCACAGAGAGTCGGAATCGGCTTAATGCGGGGTTTTCCACGCCGTCGATCGCTGGAGGACCGATCATCTACCCGCCGCCGACAGGCCCCCTTCTCCTGCGCCGGAAATTTGGAAGCCGTGGACGCTGACGACTTTGCTGACGTGTTTGGGGGCCCACCGCGGACCCTGCTGGCTCACAAAATCTCCAGCTGCGGGTCGTTTTACGAAGAAATATTCAGGGCGCCGGAGTTTACGTGTCCGGTGGCGAAGGGTGGCCGGAGCTTGCCAGTGTTCAGGATTCCGGCGAGGAACGAGGCATTTTACAGCGACATATTCGGCTCGGAGGATGGGCGGAAATCGAGAGAGCGGTCGAGGTCGCTGTCGAAAGAGAATTCCTCGTCGGCACTGAGTTCGGAGGAGCTGAGCCCTCGACGGCCGGCGATTGGAGATGACGTGGCACTCTGTGGTTTTGCTTCAAAGCTCAG TAACGGAATTCTGAGTACTCCTAGTGATTGCTACAGGCCAATCAATGTTTCATGGAGATGGAACACATCCACCGTGGTGCCGGAGGCTGAGGAACACTCAAGTAAACATGGGGTGCCACTTTTTGCATGCAATGGTCGtcagttatttgaatttcaACATCAGGATAATAATAAGGAATTCAAGGAGAACTTCAGAAGCTCCCCTTTAGGATCCTCAAGAAGAGTCTCGTCCCCAGAAACCGTTAGTTTTGAATCCAATTCATACCAAAGCGTCAAAGTGTTCACTGATGACTGGGAGCTCAATTCCCCATTTTCTGCTGCCTCTTCTTCGCTTTATCAAGAACCCGAGGCAAGATTTTCAGTCCGTGAGCATGTGTTCTCAGAACAAATTGTAGAAGGCAATGATGACgaggatgaggatgaggatgatgaaGTTATGAGTTCCTATGTCATTGAACTCAACTCCAACCTGAGAAGGGAAGAGTGTGAAGCATCTGCCGTTGATGAAGCAATTGCATGGGCCAAAGAGAAGTTTCAATCACGAAACTCTGATGAAGAATCAAGCGCGAGAAATGATAGCAATGAGCAAACTATTGGAAGACAAGGTGATTCTCTTGGAAAAGGGGAAGTTTCCTACAAAGTTAACACATATTGTAGTCCTGAAGCAGACAATAGTAGACACTTATGTGTGTATCCTTATGATGCAGGAAGATCTGATGCAAGTGAATGCCACCGTG AGAAGCAACAGACAGAGATAGAAAAGTTAGACAGAGATATAAGATTGTGGTCATCTGGCAAGCGAACAGATATTAGGCTATTACTTTCATCACTACATCAT ATTCTAAGGCCCGAGAGTGGTTGGTATGCTATTCCTCTTATGAGTCTATTAGAAAGCTCACATGTGAAAAAGGCTTATCAGAAAGCAAGGTTATGCCTGCATCCAGACAAACTGCAGCAAAGAGGAGCAACATCCCTACAAAAGTATGTAGCAGAGAAGGCTTTCTCAATTCTTCAG AATGCTTGGGCTGCATTTATTTCTGAAGATGTTTCGTTTTAG